The Leptospira terpstrae serovar Hualin str. LT 11-33 = ATCC 700639 genome includes a region encoding these proteins:
- a CDS encoding SpoIIE family protein phosphatase — MSIRYKFLLILSVSQILLVIALTTSFAYLLQSVKNIPQTQRAEDLSRNFQRELEFKEEKLRLLLEEITFNSQTRGILERGLADRSVLSKELPYLQQILKRYGLSIFEIGDNQGKVLFRVHRPKDFGDDKKNQPIIRNALNGQSTAALEDGHSGLGFRLAAPLFGRGTLLIGQVVDDNFTKTISKDNRIHLAIFQEGKVKTIGSDMIRLVMNENASLLMEEQRFHFQDKPYYLVKIPYVGNSQSVKQLVFHVMIDENEVESKTWRIWSFFVVASLVLCGVIFLISFLFSRDMVEAIKLLTTAMVDLDQWKPESLPTHRSDEIGQMGRVFVEMKEELAEHQNHLEEMVNLRTRELNDTLSEMQKLQDKQDGDYFLTSLLIKPLKGSFSKSETVSVKIFERQMKQFRFRNKQSEIGGDLSVSDSIYLMGKKYTVFLNADAMGKSIQGAGGALVMGTVFKSIITRTQKLRYMQDRHPERWLKECFQEVHNVFISFDGHMLLSAILGLVDEETGTLYYINAEHPWIVLYRDGIASFLENEHSLRKIGFTEMSGDEVVIQIYPLRPGDVIILGSDGRDDLFVGQSGGNRVINDDETIFLRHVSEGAGDLSQICKVMLKFGDLTDDLSLMRIAFLEEVAYAAKESTKPNVYYQMLGEGIQSYRDGEWNNAIFALELALDSEPDDLYCLRELSKLYMKSKDYEKAIELANRYLQLNPGDTDFLFYIAYAHKQRRDFVLATDFAERLRFRDPKNFNNLLLLAEILMHRRDIERSKEVLIALQEMAPENPKVQKLKNFWKKMVTTSVS; from the coding sequence ATGAGCATACGATACAAATTCTTATTAATATTAAGTGTGAGTCAAATTCTTCTTGTAATTGCTCTCACTACCAGTTTCGCATATCTTTTGCAGTCGGTTAAAAATATACCTCAGACGCAGCGAGCGGAGGACTTGTCTCGAAATTTTCAAAGAGAATTAGAATTTAAAGAAGAAAAACTACGTTTATTACTCGAGGAAATCACTTTTAACTCTCAAACTCGAGGAATTTTAGAACGAGGGCTTGCAGACCGTTCTGTGCTTTCGAAAGAACTTCCTTATTTACAGCAAATTTTGAAAAGATATGGTCTTTCTATTTTTGAAATTGGAGACAACCAAGGAAAAGTTTTGTTTCGCGTCCATCGTCCCAAAGACTTTGGAGATGACAAAAAAAACCAACCGATCATTAGAAATGCTTTGAACGGCCAATCGACTGCGGCATTGGAAGACGGACATAGTGGGCTTGGATTTCGTTTGGCAGCACCTCTATTTGGTCGTGGCACCCTTCTTATCGGACAAGTAGTAGATGACAATTTTACAAAAACAATCTCTAAAGATAACAGAATCCATTTAGCTATTTTTCAAGAAGGAAAGGTCAAAACCATCGGTTCGGATATGATTCGTTTGGTGATGAATGAAAACGCAAGTTTGTTAATGGAAGAACAACGATTTCATTTTCAAGACAAACCTTATTATTTAGTGAAAATTCCTTATGTAGGAAATTCGCAATCAGTTAAACAACTAGTTTTTCATGTAATGATCGATGAAAACGAAGTTGAATCCAAAACTTGGAGAATTTGGTCGTTTTTTGTTGTCGCCTCACTTGTGCTATGTGGCGTTATTTTCCTTATCTCCTTTTTGTTTTCCAGAGACATGGTTGAAGCCATAAAACTTTTAACAACGGCAATGGTGGATTTAGACCAGTGGAAACCGGAAAGTTTGCCAACTCACAGAAGTGATGAGATCGGACAGATGGGAAGAGTTTTTGTGGAAATGAAAGAAGAGTTAGCAGAACACCAAAATCATTTAGAAGAAATGGTGAACTTAAGAACTAGGGAACTGAATGACACTTTATCAGAGATGCAGAAACTCCAAGACAAACAAGATGGAGATTATTTTCTAACTTCACTTCTTATCAAACCTTTAAAAGGTTCATTTTCCAAATCTGAAACTGTTTCCGTTAAAATTTTTGAACGTCAGATGAAACAGTTTCGATTTAGAAACAAACAATCGGAAATCGGAGGAGACCTTTCTGTTTCCGATTCTATTTATTTGATGGGTAAAAAATATACAGTATTCTTAAATGCTGATGCCATGGGTAAATCTATTCAAGGAGCTGGCGGTGCCCTTGTTATGGGAACTGTTTTTAAATCCATTATTACGAGAACACAAAAGCTGCGTTATATGCAAGATAGGCATCCCGAACGTTGGCTGAAAGAATGTTTTCAAGAAGTTCATAATGTCTTTATCAGTTTTGATGGACATATGTTACTTTCTGCTATCTTGGGTTTAGTAGATGAAGAAACAGGAACATTGTATTACATCAACGCAGAACATCCTTGGATTGTTTTGTATCGGGATGGAATTGCGAGTTTTCTTGAGAATGAACATTCTTTAAGAAAGATTGGATTTACTGAAATGAGTGGAGACGAAGTGGTAATTCAAATTTATCCATTACGTCCAGGCGATGTAATCATTTTGGGTTCAGATGGACGCGACGATTTATTTGTTGGTCAATCTGGTGGAAATCGTGTGATCAATGATGATGAAACCATATTTTTACGGCATGTTTCTGAAGGAGCCGGAGACTTAAGTCAAATCTGTAAGGTCATGTTAAAATTTGGAGATCTCACAGATGATTTGAGTTTGATGCGTATTGCATTTTTAGAAGAAGTAGCTTACGCTGCCAAAGAATCCACAAAACCAAATGTGTATTATCAGATGTTGGGAGAAGGGATTCAATCCTACCGTGATGGAGAATGGAACAATGCAATCTTTGCTTTAGAACTTGCTTTGGATTCTGAACCAGATGATCTCTATTGTTTAAGAGAATTATCAAAATTGTATATGAAATCCAAAGATTACGAGAAGGCGATCGAACTTGCAAATCGTTATCTGCAATTGAATCCGGGAGATACTGACTTTCTATTTTATATTGCTTATGCTCACAAACAAAGAAGAGATTTTGTATTAGCAACTGATTTTGCAGAAAGACTCCGTTTTAGAGATCCAAAAAATTTCAATAACCTGCTCTTACTTGCAGAAATTTTAATGCATAGAAGGGATATTGAACGTTCCAAGGAAGTACTCATTGCTTTGCAAGAAATGGCTCCTGAAAATCCAAAAGTTCAGAAGTTAAAAAACTTTTGGAAGAAAATGGTGACTACTTCGGTGAGTTAA
- the pgsB gene encoding poly-gamma-glutamate synthase PgsB, giving the protein MKPNAFLFFLIILVLVIYYTFEYILHIRTLKSFKHRIHINGTRGKSSVTRLIRAGLSASGMSVFAKTTGTMARMIFPDGSEESISRFGKPSILEQIKILKKAERKGAEIVVLECMALEPRYQWASEGQILKSDIGVITNIREDHLEVMGPSLVDVAKSLLSTCPINGTLIVGPSEFESLIVKVCEDRKSKSHIIKENSVQTITDEEMAKFSYWEHKENVYLALQVCELLGVNRKIALEAMWKVNPDPGALSVSPIHFFGKEFIYANAMAANDPDSTKLIWSSVIERYPQHNKRYILFHTREDRPERSRQLAKEFANWEGYEAVILIGSSTSLAFKYLKKYSKKDIPIFVWEHLSLDGIFESLLSILPKQSLVFGIGNIVGLGMDLSLYLKNRSEHTNE; this is encoded by the coding sequence ATGAAACCAAACGCCTTTCTATTTTTCCTCATAATTCTTGTTTTGGTAATCTATTATACATTTGAATACATATTACATATTCGTACATTAAAATCATTCAAACACAGAATTCACATAAATGGTACTAGAGGAAAATCGAGTGTAACAAGACTCATACGAGCGGGTCTCTCCGCCTCAGGAATGTCCGTCTTTGCAAAAACTACGGGTACGATGGCACGAATGATTTTTCCCGATGGATCAGAAGAATCAATATCTCGATTTGGAAAACCATCTATTTTAGAACAAATTAAAATTCTAAAGAAAGCAGAACGTAAAGGTGCTGAAATTGTAGTGTTAGAATGTATGGCTTTAGAACCGCGTTACCAGTGGGCCAGTGAAGGACAAATTTTAAAATCTGACATTGGAGTCATTACAAACATTAGAGAAGACCATCTGGAAGTAATGGGGCCAAGCTTAGTTGACGTCGCAAAATCCTTGTTATCAACTTGTCCCATAAACGGTACTCTCATAGTGGGACCTTCAGAATTTGAATCGTTAATCGTAAAAGTTTGTGAAGATAGAAAATCTAAATCGCATATAATTAAAGAAAATTCAGTACAAACCATCACAGATGAAGAGATGGCAAAATTTTCCTATTGGGAACATAAAGAAAATGTTTATCTTGCTCTTCAAGTTTGCGAATTACTCGGAGTAAATCGAAAAATTGCACTGGAAGCTATGTGGAAAGTAAATCCAGATCCTGGAGCATTGTCTGTATCACCTATTCATTTTTTTGGAAAAGAATTTATTTATGCAAATGCAATGGCAGCAAACGATCCAGATAGTACAAAACTAATTTGGTCAAGTGTCATAGAACGTTACCCACAGCATAACAAACGCTACATTTTATTTCATACAAGAGAAGACAGGCCGGAAAGAAGCCGACAATTAGCAAAAGAATTTGCAAACTGGGAAGGATACGAAGCTGTGATTTTAATTGGTTCATCTACTTCCCTGGCATTTAAATACCTAAAGAAATATTCAAAAAAGGACATCCCTATCTTCGTTTGGGAACACTTAAGTTTAGATGGGATTTTTGAATCTTTACTTTCTATACTACCAAAACAATCATTAGTTTTTGGTATTGGAAATATTGTTGGTTTGGGAATGGATTTATCTTTATATTTAAAAAATAGGTCGGAACACACGAATGAATGA
- the pgsC gene encoding poly-gamma-glutamate biosynthesis protein PgsC, with protein sequence MNEILPLSIGLSLVVSLVFSELFGILGTGLVVPGYLAMSLNHPKNIALTFLIALLSYICVEILSNFLLIFGKRKVVFILLFGYFFGYLLNYQILPDIDFVYLSEVRGIGFIIPGLIAVWYERQGVLETTSVLILASIFVKILLIFLLGTELETL encoded by the coding sequence ATGAATGAAATTCTACCTCTATCCATCGGACTGAGTCTCGTTGTTAGTTTGGTTTTTTCGGAATTATTCGGGATTCTAGGTACTGGTTTGGTTGTGCCAGGGTATTTAGCAATGTCATTGAATCATCCAAAGAATATTGCTCTTACTTTTCTGATCGCTTTACTTTCCTATATTTGCGTTGAGATATTATCAAACTTTTTACTTATCTTTGGGAAGAGAAAAGTTGTCTTTATATTGTTATTCGGTTATTTTTTTGGATATCTATTAAACTATCAAATCCTTCCGGACATTGATTTTGTTTACCTTTCAGAAGTGAGAGGTATTGGATTTATCATTCCGGGACTTATCGCAGTTTGGTATGAAAGACAAGGTGTTTTAGAAACAACTTCCGTACTCATACTTGCTTCTATCTTTGTTAAAATTCTCCTTATCTTCCTTTTAGGCACAGAGTTAGAAACATTATGA
- the pgsW gene encoding poly-gamma-glutamate system protein produces MTKIYWSPWKHSRIALFLLAIMGILGLLLIETCKVKKEQSYFKKKLHAAKLAERGFQILKPELLKHKKPDYKELDPTNSGFIGEFLTPVTSNSGSLSAKQTSINPNFAAVMIQFLKKAKLEEGDTVAVAVSGSFPALNICLFAALDTLKLKPIIISSASASQFGANHPQMLWLDMERELVTSGIFSFRSSYASLGGIQDKAMGISKEGKELLNRALQRNQVKLLDPKHFDDSIEKRMKLYDELSGGKPIKLFVNVGGGTTILGTNLGKQVFKNGLITDLPEEIHIPNSVIKSFLEREVPVINFIQIESLARKFGLPQTPKKVPKPGEGRVFYSEEYSPLLYLSVFLFLLVGLYGVTRLGWGENEEDRYLPKSLRAK; encoded by the coding sequence ATGACAAAAATTTATTGGTCCCCATGGAAACATTCCAGAATAGCATTATTCCTATTAGCAATAATGGGGATATTGGGACTATTGTTAATTGAAACTTGTAAAGTAAAAAAGGAACAATCCTACTTCAAGAAAAAACTCCATGCAGCAAAACTTGCCGAACGTGGATTCCAAATTTTAAAACCTGAACTTCTAAAACATAAAAAGCCAGATTATAAAGAATTAGATCCAACCAATTCTGGATTCATTGGAGAATTCCTAACACCAGTTACAAGCAATAGTGGATCTTTATCAGCCAAACAAACGTCGATTAATCCTAACTTTGCCGCAGTAATGATTCAATTTCTAAAAAAAGCAAAACTAGAAGAAGGAGATACCGTTGCCGTTGCTGTGTCAGGATCATTTCCTGCGCTAAACATTTGTTTGTTTGCGGCTTTGGATACTTTAAAACTTAAACCTATCATTATATCCAGTGCTTCTGCATCACAATTTGGAGCGAACCATCCGCAAATGCTTTGGCTCGATATGGAAAGAGAACTTGTCACCTCTGGAATTTTTTCCTTTCGTTCGAGTTATGCATCTCTTGGTGGAATTCAAGATAAAGCCATGGGAATATCTAAAGAAGGAAAGGAACTTCTCAATCGAGCATTGCAAAGAAACCAAGTTAAACTTTTAGATCCTAAACACTTTGATGATTCGATTGAAAAACGAATGAAACTATATGATGAGTTATCGGGCGGAAAACCAATCAAATTATTTGTGAATGTTGGTGGGGGCACAACAATCCTCGGAACCAACCTGGGGAAACAGGTTTTCAAAAATGGTCTCATTACCGATCTACCGGAAGAAATTCATATTCCCAACTCCGTGATCAAATCCTTCTTAGAACGAGAAGTTCCGGTAATCAACTTCATCCAAATAGAATCTCTCGCTAGGAAATTTGGACTTCCGCAAACTCCTAAAAAAGTTCCCAAACCTGGCGAAGGAAGGGTATTTTATTCAGAAGAATACAGTCCCTTACTTTATCTTTCCGTTTTCCTTTTTCTCCTAGTGGGATTGTATGGTGTTACAAGGCTCGGTTGGGGTGAAAATGAGGAAGATCGTTACCTTCCCAAATCCCTTCGTGCCAAGTAG
- a CDS encoding LIC_12238 family plasminogen-binding lipoprotein: MRQNSVPNPLIRNLSKQIFAFLPILFMVTLIQCGVPKGEFGWTTTKMEEMDILEKHIQTITDYKMMRDDLIFSPTDTIHYVYQFSRNPGLETDFYISLNRYELDFVEIDIKKKRVEPDSLAIRDEFSLLRTGEYLIKIVHEGDTVDEVKFRVLPDEGYTQENLEQELAGDQTDEIIKYSR, encoded by the coding sequence ATGAGACAGAATTCGGTACCAAATCCCCTCATTCGGAATCTTTCCAAACAGATCTTTGCCTTCCTTCCGATCCTATTCATGGTCACTCTCATTCAATGCGGAGTCCCCAAAGGTGAATTTGGTTGGACCACAACAAAAATGGAAGAAATGGACATTTTGGAAAAACACATCCAAACCATCACCGACTATAAAATGATGCGAGATGATCTTATCTTTTCTCCCACCGATACCATTCACTATGTATACCAGTTCTCAAGAAATCCTGGGTTAGAAACTGACTTTTATATTTCACTCAATCGTTACGAATTGGACTTCGTAGAAATTGATATCAAAAAGAAACGGGTAGAACCGGATTCTCTTGCAATAAGAGATGAATTTTCCTTATTAAGGACAGGAGAGTATTTAATTAAAATCGTTCATGAAGGGGATACTGTGGATGAGGTAAAATTTAGAGTATTACCTGACGAAGGATATACGCAAGAAAACCTAGAACAAGAATTGGCTGGTGATCAAACAGACGAAATCATTAAATACTCTCGCTAA